One window of Nostoc sp. C052 genomic DNA carries:
- a CDS encoding aryl-sulfate sulfotransferase has protein sequence MTFIATSVDQNTIRRRGTGLRAYNPEKVFKGYTLFTPLTGQGEVYLLNLEGEVVHQWNLPYPPGLYGYLLPNGNLFYNGKTPPEEPLRFALWAAFKSGVVLEADPKGNIIWEYKHPDHHHDGRRLANGNTIILAIEKIPQSLVPRIKGGVAGTEPNGEIYADVLYEVTPGGEIVWTWHAHEHLDPDIFTITPQDHRHEWTHGNTVGELADGNIIVSFRNISTVVIIDRKTGEIIWTLGDDVLAQQHFPNELANGNILIFDNGAHRRNIALNFSRVIEVNRQTKEIVWEYKDNPPQNFFSSYISGAQRLANGNTLITEGAYGRIFEVTVTGEIVWEYINPHFAVRNIPGEKSPVTSGEQNTVFRAFRYAPEEIPWL, from the coding sequence ATGACTTTTATAGCAACATCAGTTGATCAAAATACTATTCGTCGTCGGGGTACTGGTTTAAGAGCTTACAATCCCGAAAAAGTATTCAAGGGATACACACTTTTCACACCTCTAACAGGCCAAGGTGAAGTCTACCTTCTGAACTTGGAAGGAGAAGTAGTACACCAGTGGAATCTGCCTTATCCACCAGGGTTATATGGTTATCTCTTGCCCAATGGCAACCTTTTTTATAACGGTAAGACTCCACCAGAAGAACCCCTACGTTTTGCATTGTGGGCTGCATTCAAAAGTGGCGTTGTTTTAGAAGCAGATCCCAAAGGAAATATTATCTGGGAATATAAGCATCCAGATCATCATCATGATGGACGCAGACTAGCCAATGGCAACACAATTATACTAGCCATTGAAAAGATACCTCAGTCTTTGGTTCCCCGCATCAAAGGCGGTGTAGCAGGTACAGAACCAAATGGTGAGATATATGCTGATGTGCTTTATGAGGTGACTCCAGGAGGTGAAATTGTTTGGACTTGGCACGCCCACGAACACCTCGATCCAGATATATTTACGATTACACCCCAGGATCATCGACATGAATGGACTCATGGGAATACTGTGGGTGAACTCGCTGATGGCAACATTATAGTCAGCTTTCGCAATATCTCCACAGTTGTCATTATCGATCGCAAAACCGGAGAAATCATCTGGACGTTAGGCGATGATGTGCTAGCACAGCAGCACTTCCCCAATGAACTCGCTAACGGTAATATCTTGATTTTCGACAATGGCGCACATCGCCGTAACATTGCTCTCAATTTCTCCCGTGTGATTGAGGTGAACCGCCAAACCAAAGAGATAGTTTGGGAATACAAGGACAACCCGCCCCAAAATTTCTTTAGTTCTTACATATCAGGAGCGCAACGTTTAGCCAATGGCAATACCTTGATTACAGAAGGTGCTTATGGCCGAATATTCGAGGTGACAGTTACAGGTGAAATTGTTTGGGAATACATCAATCCCCACTTTGCAGTTAGAAATATTCCTGGTGAGAAGTCGCCCGTAACTAGTGGAGAACAAAATACAGTCTTTCGCGCCTTTCGGTATGCACCTGAAGAAATTCCCTGGCTTTAG
- a CDS encoding glutathione S-transferase family protein, producing MAEIKVYSAVVCPYAHRTRLVLQEKGIDFDLIEIDLQNKPEGFTKVSPYGKVPAIAHGDNRVWESAVINEYLDEVFPNPPLLPSNPIAKAQARIWIDFANTRFVPAFSTLLRSSDPQKQEEAKQELYKHLEFIENEGLAKLSGEGPYWFGESISLVDFTYFPWFERWAALKQYRGFGIPEQFTRVRQWKRALKERESVKAIAHSKEFYIERYAKFAAPTLAAV from the coding sequence ATGGCTGAAATTAAAGTATACAGTGCAGTTGTTTGTCCTTATGCTCACCGTACCCGCTTGGTACTTCAAGAGAAAGGCATCGACTTTGATTTGATTGAGATTGATTTGCAGAATAAGCCGGAAGGATTTACGAAAGTTTCCCCTTATGGTAAGGTTCCTGCGATCGCTCATGGCGATAACCGAGTTTGGGAATCTGCGGTAATTAACGAATATCTCGATGAGGTATTTCCCAATCCACCTCTGTTACCCAGCAACCCCATTGCTAAGGCACAGGCTCGCATCTGGATCGATTTTGCTAACACTAGGTTCGTTCCCGCTTTTTCTACCCTGCTGCGGAGTTCAGATCCCCAAAAGCAAGAAGAAGCTAAACAGGAACTATACAAACACCTGGAATTCATTGAAAACGAAGGTTTAGCAAAGCTATCTGGAGAAGGCCCTTACTGGTTTGGTGAATCCATCAGTTTGGTCGATTTCACCTATTTCCCCTGGTTTGAGCGCTGGGCTGCACTCAAGCAGTATCGCGGCTTTGGAATCCCAGAGCAATTTACCCGTGTACGTCAGTGGAAACGGGCTTTGAAAGAGCGTGAGTCTGTGAAAGCGATCGCTCATTCTAAGGAATTCTACATTGAGCGGTATGCTAAATTCGCTGCGCCTACTCTCGCTGCTGTTTAG